One genomic window of Malaciobacter molluscorum LMG 25693 includes the following:
- the nhaD gene encoding sodium:proton antiporter NhaD, giving the protein MFKFISVLVLLLTNVAYATNTAETPNLVNTWVGIATLAIFVIGYFIIANEEKYDVDKSLPALFVGIFTFLLIALYFIMNDLDIKLVHEEAENVILEIAEIFFFLFVAMTYIESLIHMGVFDRLKYNLVSKGYSYRKLFWLTGFLSFFISPIADNLTTALILSTVLITIEKEKTEFLVPGAINIVVAANAGGAWSPFGDITTLMVWTSGKGQFMDFLYLFPASVLGYLVTAFLLSLIVPKTKPAFDADVEVPQMKDGAKTIIFLGVITIVMAVISHQFLDFPAMWGMMFGLVLLKFFSFKLRKKYGSEHFNIFYSMSKIENNTLMFFFGILAAVGALYFVGWLTLASVVYHPNHLGPTLSNIAVGFLSAIVDNVPVMSAILKANPNMDISNWLLVTLTAGIGGSLISFGSAAGVGVMGKLKGVYTFGSHMKYAWTILVGYFVSICVWYFQFEMLKLY; this is encoded by the coding sequence ATGTTTAAATTTATTAGTGTTTTGGTTCTGCTATTAACAAATGTTGCATATGCAACTAATACAGCAGAAACACCAAATTTAGTTAATACTTGGGTTGGAATAGCAACTCTTGCAATTTTTGTTATAGGGTATTTTATTATTGCAAATGAAGAAAAATATGATGTAGATAAATCTTTACCTGCGCTTTTTGTTGGAATATTTACATTTCTATTAATAGCCCTTTATTTTATTATGAATGACTTAGATATTAAATTAGTGCATGAGGAAGCAGAAAATGTTATTTTGGAGATTGCAGAGATATTCTTCTTCTTATTTGTTGCGATGACTTATATCGAATCACTTATTCATATGGGGGTATTTGATAGATTAAAATATAATCTTGTATCTAAAGGATATAGTTATAGAAAGTTATTCTGGCTTACTGGGTTTTTATCATTTTTTATCTCACCAATTGCTGATAATTTGACAACGGCACTTATTCTTTCAACTGTTTTAATTACAATAGAAAAAGAAAAAACTGAGTTTTTAGTTCCTGGTGCTATTAACATTGTTGTTGCAGCAAATGCAGGTGGTGCATGGTCTCCTTTTGGTGATATTACAACTCTTATGGTTTGGACATCAGGGAAAGGTCAGTTTATGGACTTTTTATATCTATTCCCTGCATCTGTATTGGGATACTTAGTTACTGCATTTTTATTATCACTTATTGTTCCAAAAACAAAACCTGCTTTTGATGCAGATGTTGAAGTACCTCAAATGAAAGATGGTGCAAAAACAATAATTTTCTTAGGTGTTATTACTATCGTTATGGCTGTTATTTCTCATCAATTCTTAGATTTTCCTGCAATGTGGGGTATGATGTTTGGACTTGTTTTACTAAAATTCTTCTCTTTTAAATTAAGAAAAAAGTATGGTAGTGAACATTTTAATATTTTTTATTCTATGTCAAAAATTGAGAATAATACTTTGATGTTTTTCTTTGGTATTTTAGCAGCAGTTGGTGCATTATATTTTGTAGGTTGGTTAACTTTAGCCTCTGTAGTATATCATCCAAATCATCTTGGACCAACATTATCAAATATTGCAGTTGGATTTTTATCTGCAATTGTAGATAACGTACCTGTAATGTCTGCAATTTTAAAAGCAAATCCAAATATGGATATCTCAAATTGGTTATTAGTAACATTAACAGCTGGTATTGGTGGTTCTTTAATCTCTTTTGGTAGTGCTGCTGGTGTTGGGGTTATGGGTAAATTAAAAGGCGTTTATACATTTGGTAGTCATATGAAATATGCATGGACTATTTTAGTTGGATATTTTGTTTCTATTTGTGTTTGGTATTTTCAGTTTGAAATGTTAAAACTTTATTGA
- the pdxR gene encoding MocR-like pyridoxine biosynthesis transcription factor PdxR: MYNIDSKLKKPIYLQLYEEIKKDIQTNLKAGEKLPSIRKMTTDYKISKNTVQTAYNQLFAEGYIESIPQSGYFVSENLYDSFKKEKEVDLENKTTDDIIKYDFYPACLSADTFPKKIWLRLYNKVLKSSLNLGIYHNNQGDIELREQIVKYLKSSRSVNCTVDNIVLTSGFADSMFIVSKILKDEIKKIAFETPSYRVAKKVFEQHNFEIEEIEVQQNGINLNQLKKSNAKLLYLTPSHQYFFGVTTPIANRIEIINWAKDNNSYIIEDDYDSELSYNNRPIPAMQGINNNEQVIYTGTFSKSFSPSIRVAYLVLPTKLLKKYKKEFDYYFSNIPIDIQKTLALFIKEGFWERHLRKVRTQNKKKHDIMKNFLYSKMIDEIEILREGSGLNILIKPKINIDLEILKKEAQNNYMKLYLRNLNTKEEVLSMGFGGFKENDLKKALEIFYTLWQEQKNK; this comes from the coding sequence TTGTATAATATAGATTCAAAATTAAAAAAACCAATCTATCTTCAACTTTATGAAGAGATAAAAAAAGATATTCAAACAAATCTAAAAGCTGGAGAAAAACTGCCTTCTATTAGAAAAATGACCACAGATTATAAAATTAGTAAAAATACTGTACAAACAGCTTATAATCAGCTTTTTGCAGAGGGTTATATAGAGAGTATTCCTCAAAGTGGATATTTTGTAAGTGAAAATCTTTATGATAGTTTTAAAAAAGAAAAAGAAGTTGATTTAGAAAATAAAACAACAGATGATATTATCAAATATGACTTTTATCCAGCTTGTTTAAGTGCTGATACTTTTCCAAAAAAAATCTGGCTAAGACTTTATAATAAAGTTTTAAAAAGCTCTTTAAATCTTGGAATATATCACAACAATCAAGGGGATATTGAACTTAGAGAACAAATTGTAAAATATCTTAAAAGTTCAAGGAGTGTAAACTGTACAGTTGATAATATTGTTCTTACAAGTGGTTTTGCAGATTCTATGTTTATAGTTTCAAAAATATTAAAAGATGAAATTAAAAAAATTGCGTTTGAAACTCCAAGTTATAGAGTTGCCAAAAAAGTTTTTGAACAACATAATTTTGAGATTGAGGAGATTGAAGTACAACAAAATGGTATAAATCTAAATCAATTAAAAAAATCCAATGCAAAACTTCTATATCTAACGCCATCCCATCAATACTTTTTTGGAGTGACAACTCCTATTGCAAATAGAATTGAAATAATAAATTGGGCAAAAGATAATAACTCTTATATCATTGAAGATGATTATGATAGTGAATTAAGTTACAATAATAGACCTATTCCAGCTATGCAAGGTATAAATAACAATGAACAAGTAATATATACAGGAACTTTTTCTAAATCATTTTCCCCTTCAATTAGAGTTGCTTATTTAGTTTTACCTACTAAATTATTAAAAAAGTACAAAAAAGAGTTTGATTATTATTTTTCAAATATTCCTATTGATATACAAAAAACTCTTGCTTTATTTATAAAAGAGGGATTTTGGGAAAGGCACTTAAGAAAAGTAAGAACTCAAAATAAAAAGAAACATGATATTATGAAAAATTTCTTATATTCAAAAATGATAGATGAAATTGAGATTTTAAGAGAAGGAAGTGGACTAAATATTTTAATAAAACCAAAAATAAATATAGATTTAGAAATATTAAAAAAAGAAGCACAAAACAATTATATGAAATTGTATTTAAGAAATCTAAATACAAAAGAAGAAGTTTTATCTATGGGGTTTGGAGGTTTTAAAGAGAATGATTTAAAAAAAGCTCTTGAGATATTTTATACTCTTTGGCAAGAACAAAAAAATAAATAA
- a CDS encoding YnfA family protein, with the protein MIKDFFIYFLAAFFEIFGCYSFWIVFKLNKSSFWIFIGTISLICFAFLLTKVNLDFAGRAYAIYGGIYIVSSLFWLYFVEKQSFTKYDIIGAFIIFIGICTILLGNQRLLNS; encoded by the coding sequence TTGATAAAAGATTTTTTTATCTATTTTTTAGCTGCATTTTTTGAAATATTTGGATGTTATAGTTTTTGGATAGTATTTAAACTTAATAAATCATCTTTTTGGATTTTTATAGGAACTATTTCACTTATTTGTTTTGCTTTTTTACTGACTAAAGTAAACTTAGATTTTGCAGGTAGAGCTTATGCTATTTATGGTGGAATTTATATCGTTTCTTCTTTATTTTGGCTATATTTTGTAGAAAAACAAAGCTTTACAAAATATGATATTATTGGAGCTTTTATAATATTTATAGGTATATGTACTATATTACTTGGTAATCAGAGACTTTTAAATAGTTAG
- a CDS encoding zinc ribbon domain-containing protein YjdM: MEQLPNCPKCNSEYTYEDGSLLICPECAHEWSKDAVEEVEEDTLIVKDANGTVLSDGDDVTVVKDLKVKGSSSGIKVGTKIKGIRLVEGNDGHNIDCKVPGVGAIKLKQEFVKKS; encoded by the coding sequence ATGGAACAACTACCGAATTGTCCAAAATGTAATAGTGAATATACTTATGAAGATGGTTCATTACTAATTTGTCCAGAGTGTGCACACGAATGGTCTAAAGATGCTGTAGAAGAAGTTGAAGAAGATACATTAATTGTAAAAGATGCAAATGGAACAGTTTTATCTGATGGAGATGATGTAACAGTAGTAAAAGACTTAAAAGTAAAAGGTAGCTCTTCTGGAATAAAAGTAGGAACTAAAATTAAAGGTATTAGACTTGTTGAAGGCAATGATGGTCATAATATCGACTGTAAAGTACCTGGAGTTGGAGCAATCAAACTTAAACAAGAATTCGTAAAAAAATCATAA
- a CDS encoding pyridoxamine 5'-phosphate oxidase family protein, which produces MRKSEFEIKNKEIIEEILNSSEYATLALAYDNKPYSVPVNFVHDGNVVYFHGAKKGKKKEFIVSNSYAAFSIALPYSLIQSYFSSNDEMACPATQFFRSVCASGQIFIVEDYDEKVRALSLLMKKLQPEGKYKPLNQEVYTKMINATEVFRFDIENITGKLKVGQNLSQDRYEMVLDYLEKRAYNIDKETILSMKENR; this is translated from the coding sequence ATGAGAAAAAGTGAATTTGAAATAAAAAACAAAGAGATTATTGAAGAGATTTTAAATAGCAGTGAATATGCAACATTGGCACTAGCTTACGATAATAAACCTTACAGTGTACCTGTAAATTTTGTCCATGATGGAAATGTTGTATATTTTCATGGAGCAAAAAAAGGTAAGAAAAAAGAGTTTATTGTATCAAATTCTTATGCTGCTTTTAGTATTGCTTTGCCTTACTCTTTAATACAATCATATTTTAGTAGCAATGATGAAATGGCTTGTCCTGCTACACAATTTTTTAGATCAGTTTGTGCAAGTGGACAAATTTTTATAGTTGAAGATTATGATGAAAAAGTAAGAGCATTATCTCTTTTGATGAAAAAGCTTCAACCAGAAGGAAAATATAAACCATTGAACCAAGAGGTTTATACTAAAATGATAAATGCCACAGAAGTTTTTAGGTTTGATATTGAAAACATAACAGGAAAACTAAAAGTAGGGCAGAACTTATCTCAAGATAGATATGAAATGGTTTTAGATTACCTTGAAAAAAGAGCTTATAATATAGATAAAGAAACAATTTTAAGTATGAAGGAAAATAGATGA
- a CDS encoding SLC13 family permease, producing the protein MHIIKNISIIVIPIFIYLILSNFIVNQKDIILITTIATTIIFWATNLIPNFLSSLLFLFSCIIFSLSSKEIIFSGFSSSAFWLVFAGMLIATAIKNVNLTNRVSKYFSNLKNVSYLNLIISITIFSTIFSFIMPSSVGRVVLMVPISIAVANSFGFKENDKGYIGILLAFILTTSMSGFTILPANVPNMILSGLASQIYNYEILYSHYLVTNFVILGFLKNIIIVGLLYYFFNDKPKITNKNRTKVKFDKNEIIVLITIFIMILFWATDFIHKISPSIIAICGILFLGLPFIGIIKTEDLNSVKFSSLLFVATIIGLGSVVANSDFIRTLLSNIIDFYEPSKYEIINYLKVTLFMSLTGIFTTQPTIPAIFTPLAQHISDVTGFNLSQIFMMQVAAYSNIFLSHQAPPLIVGLALAKIKQKYVLKILITTAIITTLFLYPLEYFWIKYLNL; encoded by the coding sequence ATTCATATCATAAAAAATATTTCAATTATTGTTATTCCAATTTTTATTTATTTAATTTTATCAAATTTTATAGTAAATCAAAAAGATATTATTCTTATTACTACTATTGCTACAACTATTATATTTTGGGCTACAAATTTAATACCTAATTTTCTTAGTTCTTTATTATTTCTTTTTTCTTGTATTATTTTTTCTTTAAGTTCAAAAGAAATCATATTTTCAGGTTTCTCTTCTTCTGCCTTTTGGTTAGTTTTTGCAGGAATGTTAATAGCAACTGCAATAAAAAACGTAAATCTTACAAATAGAGTTTCAAAATATTTTTCAAATTTAAAAAATGTTAGTTATCTAAATCTAATAATATCTATTACAATTTTTTCTACAATTTTTAGTTTTATTATGCCTTCTAGTGTTGGAAGAGTTGTATTAATGGTTCCTATTTCAATTGCTGTTGCAAATAGTTTTGGATTTAAAGAGAATGATAAAGGCTATATTGGAATACTTCTTGCTTTTATTTTAACTACATCTATGTCAGGATTTACTATTCTTCCTGCAAATGTACCAAATATGATTCTTTCTGGTCTTGCATCACAAATTTATAACTATGAAATCTTATATTCGCACTATTTAGTAACTAATTTTGTGATTTTAGGTTTTTTAAAAAATATAATTATTGTAGGCTTACTTTATTATTTTTTCAATGATAAACCAAAAATAACAAATAAAAACAGAACAAAAGTCAAATTTGATAAAAACGAAATAATTGTACTTATTACTATATTTATAATGATTCTATTTTGGGCTACTGATTTTATTCACAAAATTTCACCTAGTATTATTGCTATTTGTGGAATATTATTTCTAGGATTACCTTTTATTGGTATTATAAAAACAGAAGATTTAAATAGTGTAAAATTTTCATCTTTACTATTTGTAGCTACAATTATTGGACTAGGAAGTGTTGTTGCTAATAGCGATTTTATTAGAACATTATTATCTAATATTATTGATTTTTATGAACCATCAAAATATGAAATAATAAACTATCTAAAAGTAACTTTATTTATGTCATTAACGGGAATATTTACAACACAACCAACTATCCCTGCTATTTTTACACCGCTTGCCCAACATATAAGTGATGTTACAGGATTTAATTTAAGTCAAATATTTATGATGCAAGTAGCAGCATATTCAAATATATTCCTTTCTCATCAAGCCCCACCTTTGATTGTAGGATTAGCACTTGCAAAAATAAAACAAAAATATGTATTAAAAATATTAATTACAACTGCAATTATTACTACACTATTTTTATACCCACTAGAATACTTTTGGATAAAATATTTGAATTTATAG
- a CDS encoding carboxymuconolactone decarboxylase family protein, producing the protein MDKRINLGKEAPHMYDKLISLKHDMQALIKDANINEGFSHLLLLRASQINGCAFCVRLHTKDSLDTGETIERISVLPAWRETQYFNEKERASLELVEAICYIKDTHIPDTLYEKAKEVLTKKEILAVEWLALVINALNILAISSRLEVK; encoded by the coding sequence ATGGATAAAAGAATAAATCTAGGTAAAGAAGCACCACATATGTACGATAAATTAATATCTTTAAAGCATGATATGCAAGCTTTGATAAAAGATGCAAATATCAATGAAGGATTTAGTCATCTATTATTACTTAGAGCTTCACAAATAAATGGTTGTGCTTTTTGTGTAAGACTTCATACAAAAGATTCTTTAGATACAGGTGAAACTATAGAAAGAATAAGTGTACTTCCAGCTTGGAGAGAAACACAATATTTTAATGAAAAAGAAAGAGCAAGTTTAGAGTTAGTTGAGGCAATTTGTTATATCAAAGATACACATATTCCAGATACTCTTTATGAAAAAGCAAAAGAAGTTTTAACAAAAAAGGAAATTTTGGCAGTTGAATGGTTAGCACTTGTAATAAATGCTTTAAATATATTAGCTATAAGTAGTAGGTTGGAAGTAAAATAG
- a CDS encoding GNAT family N-acetyltransferase, whose protein sequence is MIECRFATLDDIDEILKLHSRYQVDTINEEDKKDGFITTAFTKEQLTALIEDEKGLFVAIKDKEIVAYVMAASWAYWSAWPMFVHMIKDLSNVKFQGVTLSVDNSYQYGPVCVDKSVRGTDVLKLIFDFAREEMNKRYPILVTFINKINTRSFEAHTRKLGLQVVKEFEFNNNSYYELCYDTSKSISF, encoded by the coding sequence ATGATAGAGTGTAGATTCGCAACCTTAGATGATATAGATGAGATTTTAAAACTTCATTCACGTTATCAAGTTGATACTATAAATGAAGAGGATAAAAAAGATGGATTTATAACAACAGCTTTTACCAAAGAGCAGTTGACAGCTTTAATTGAAGATGAAAAAGGTTTATTTGTTGCTATCAAAGATAAAGAGATTGTTGCTTATGTTATGGCAGCATCTTGGGCATATTGGTCAGCATGGCCTATGTTTGTACATATGATAAAAGATTTATCAAATGTTAAATTTCAAGGTGTTACATTAAGTGTAGATAACTCATATCAATATGGACCAGTTTGTGTGGACAAAAGTGTAAGAGGAACGGATGTTTTAAAACTAATTTTTGATTTTGCAAGAGAAGAAATGAATAAAAGATATCCTATTTTAGTAACTTTTATAAACAAGATAAATACTAGATCATTTGAAGCTCATACAAGAAAACTTGGACTTCAAGTAGTAAAAGAGTTTGAGTTTAATAATAATAGTTATTATGAATTATGTTATGATACTTCTAAATCAATAAGCTTTTGA
- a CDS encoding leucine-rich repeat domain-containing protein, with product MENLNYKLLKKMTKIFILFILLTNILFAKGLANKKEFMKMCKAPTPSQKVTLEAIVKKDSYNIGLKKFNINACNTIKQYLNTKKLLILRGKDITDLTPLQFFKNIQSLTIDETSITDLSPLKNMINLKELYISYNPIKDISVLKNFHKLKSLSLNLKNISNISSISKLTNINFINFINIKIVDFKYLENLKNLKDLNISYSKTKNLCSLNQLNQLEQLRLSDTNINNISCLKNLKKLKILDLGLTI from the coding sequence ATGGAAAATTTAAATTATAAATTGCTAAAAAAGATGACAAAAATATTTATACTATTCATATTATTGACAAATATATTATTTGCAAAAGGATTAGCAAATAAAAAAGAGTTTATGAAAATGTGTAAAGCTCCAACTCCCTCTCAAAAAGTAACTCTTGAAGCAATAGTTAAAAAGGATAGTTATAATATAGGTTTGAAAAAATTCAATATAAATGCTTGCAATACAATAAAACAATATTTAAATACTAAAAAACTTCTAATTTTAAGAGGAAAAGATATAACAGACTTAACACCTCTTCAATTCTTTAAAAATATTCAATCTTTAACTATTGATGAAACAAGTATAACAGACTTAAGCCCCCTAAAAAATATGATAAACTTAAAAGAATTATATATTTCATATAATCCTATAAAAGATATATCTGTATTAAAAAACTTTCATAAATTAAAAAGCTTATCTTTAAATTTAAAAAACATATCTAATATTTCCTCTATTAGTAAACTTACAAATATAAACTTTATTAATTTTATTAATATTAAAATAGTAGATTTTAAATATTTAGAAAATTTAAAAAATTTAAAAGATTTAAATATTTCATATAGTAAAACAAAAAATCTTTGTTCTTTAAATCAATTAAATCAATTAGAACAATTAAGATTATCAGATACAAATATAAATAATATATCATGTTTAAAGAATTTAAAAAAACTTAAAATTTTAGATTTGGGTCTAACAATATAA
- a CDS encoding type VI secretion system Vgr family protein: MSSKIENITKQLRSEINQNIKARIRLINYRSDLPDILNESLSVYKLNGISKVNSPYEFEVVFVSEEFIEIEDIVDTDVELIIQDEINPIDKKSIYGKIYEASEDSVVAKKYLYKIKIVSPLYYLGLNNRYEIYHEKKVSTIFSEIINKYNQLLNINVDVKIDIKNEVTREYTTQYNQSDLEFLTMLCEEEGYSFIVEYSSNNPYNIVLCKLTEHAIINSYSSVSQFNHSKRFTATNIIEDYYDYSNPSLEYKIQTGAAITSSIKDNQSTSQLRVDIKRNNLRDKLNVLDESLYKDLDKYNKIEAKREYVKSNLIKGTSQELVINDSLNIELEDERAKKVFDVIILEVKYNGIFPNALDEYIQNVNEKKKHELQYEVEFTSIPKDIDYVPAYTIIKPKINSVQTAIVASSNSNTKEDANTIDVDEQGRIKVLFHFEENKTISCYLRYSNFFAGNNYGAQFLPRVNSEVIVSFVNGDVDKPIIIGSLYNGENKVPYNLPKDKTKSYIKTNSMPQYEHKQGYNEILFEDKQGEELLSFRAQKDLKTHVLNDEYKHIENNSKLLVENDKEETIQKDSIITVGEEERKSIKANKILTVEKESITTIKNDCEEHYKQNLETLIKQNEKTYLERDVELRIKNILHKYIQKDVTDKYLQNLFVKIGKELRVDIEDGFHLNTSDLKVQASDNCLFDGANGISFKCGSNILTVDASGIHFNTQNFVDNSANGGVSVEDVINKGAIIDLRANDSFRDYIYDIQEDEYVLRANSSLKDGTKVEASCFILGKEKEILAKEIKTISVENSKLEARFDLDEIIHLNQIPESKIKNIKGIFSWQN, from the coding sequence ATGTCTAGCAAAATAGAAAATATTACTAAACAACTGCGATCAGAAATCAACCAAAACATAAAAGCAAGAATAAGACTAATAAACTATAGAAGTGACTTGCCAGATATACTAAATGAGAGTTTGAGTGTATATAAACTAAATGGTATTAGTAAAGTAAATAGTCCATATGAATTTGAAGTAGTATTTGTAAGTGAAGAGTTTATAGAAATAGAAGATATAGTAGATACAGATGTAGAACTAATAATACAAGATGAAATAAACCCAATAGATAAAAAAAGTATCTATGGAAAGATTTATGAAGCAAGTGAAGATAGTGTAGTAGCAAAAAAATACCTTTATAAAATAAAAATAGTATCTCCTTTGTATTATCTTGGATTAAATAATAGATATGAGATATATCATGAAAAAAAAGTAAGTACAATATTTAGTGAAATAATAAATAAATATAACCAACTGTTAAATATAAATGTAGATGTAAAAATAGATATAAAAAATGAAGTAACAAGAGAATATACAACCCAATATAATCAAAGTGATTTAGAATTTCTAACAATGCTATGTGAAGAAGAAGGTTATAGCTTTATAGTAGAATACTCATCAAATAATCCATATAATATAGTGCTTTGTAAACTAACAGAACATGCAATAATAAATAGCTATAGTAGTGTAAGCCAATTTAATCATAGTAAAAGATTCACAGCAACTAATATAATAGAAGATTATTATGATTACTCAAATCCAAGCTTGGAATATAAGATACAAACAGGAGCAGCAATAACTTCTAGTATAAAAGATAATCAATCAACAAGTCAATTAAGAGTAGATATAAAAAGAAATAACCTAAGAGATAAACTAAATGTGCTAGATGAGAGTCTTTATAAAGATTTGGATAAATATAATAAAATAGAAGCTAAAAGAGAATATGTAAAATCAAACTTGATAAAAGGAACTAGCCAAGAATTAGTAATAAATGATAGTTTGAATATAGAATTAGAAGATGAAAGAGCAAAAAAAGTATTTGATGTAATTATCCTTGAAGTAAAATATAATGGGATCTTTCCAAATGCATTGGATGAATATATACAAAATGTAAATGAAAAGAAAAAACATGAACTGCAATATGAAGTAGAATTTACTTCAATTCCAAAAGATATAGATTATGTTCCAGCATATACAATAATAAAACCAAAAATAAACTCAGTACAAACAGCAATAGTAGCAAGTAGTAATAGTAATACAAAAGAAGATGCGAATACAATAGATGTAGATGAACAAGGAAGAATAAAAGTATTGTTTCACTTTGAAGAGAATAAAACAATATCTTGTTATTTAAGATACTCAAACTTCTTTGCAGGTAATAATTATGGAGCACAATTTCTACCAAGAGTAAATAGTGAAGTAATAGTAAGCTTTGTAAATGGAGATGTAGATAAACCAATAATAATAGGAAGCTTGTATAATGGAGAGAATAAAGTACCATATAACCTTCCAAAAGATAAAACAAAGAGTTATATCAAAACAAACTCAATGCCACAATATGAACATAAACAAGGGTATAATGAGATATTGTTTGAAGATAAACAAGGTGAAGAGTTACTATCATTTAGAGCACAAAAAGATTTAAAAACCCATGTGTTAAATGATGAATATAAACATATAGAGAATAACTCAAAACTATTAGTAGAAAATGATAAAGAAGAGACAATTCAAAAAGACTCAATCATAACAGTAGGAGAAGAGGAAAGAAAGAGTATAAAAGCAAACAAGATTTTAACTGTTGAGAAAGAATCTATTACTACTATTAAAAATGATTGTGAAGAACACTATAAACAAAACTTAGAAACACTAATAAAACAAAATGAAAAGACATATTTAGAAAGAGATGTAGAACTTAGAATCAAAAATATCTTGCATAAATATATTCAAAAAGATGTAACAGATAAATACTTACAAAACCTATTTGTAAAAATAGGAAAAGAACTAAGAGTTGATATAGAAGATGGCTTTCATCTAAATACAAGTGATTTGAAAGTACAAGCTTCAGATAATTGCTTATTTGATGGAGCAAATGGTATAAGCTTTAAATGTGGAAGTAATATCCTAACAGTAGATGCAAGTGGTATTCACTTTAATACTCAAAACTTTGTAGATAATAGTGCTAATGGTGGAGTAAGTGTTGAGGATGTAATAAATAAAGGTGCGATTATTGATTTAAGAGCAAATGATTCTTTTAGAGACTACATCTATGATATACAAGAAGATGAATATGTATTAAGAGCTAACTCTTCATTAAAAGATGGAACAAAAGTAGAAGCTTCTTGCTTTATTTTAGGTAAAGAAAAAGAGATACTTGCAAAAGAGATTAAAACAATTAGTGTTGAAAACTCTAAATTAGAAGCAAGATTTGATTTAGATGAAATAATTCATTTAAATCAAATACCAGAAAGTAAGATCAAAAATATAAAAGGAATATTTTCATGGCAGAATTAA
- a CDS encoding lactate/malate family dehydrogenase — MHTNKLVVVGAGHVGSYVLADAMKIGLFAKIGVIDILDNVAYGEAVDQAQATAMTYMNNIDVTSGGYEQCSDADVIIVAAGPSVIPDKKDINAQPDRASLTKINCEVIREVMTGITKYTKDAIIILITNPLDTMVYIAENEFNYPKGRIFGTGTMLDSARLRKVIADMYNIDPKSVIGYMMGEHGKTAFPVLSNLNISGIKFEDLTEYFEVKDSISNPEDIQKEIISAAYKVMNGKGWTNAGVAQAAVTMAKAVLLDERSVYPASTTLRGQYNHDGDVALSMPCIIGREGIIKQIPVKLNEWETKKLEESIDYIKLAMKDAKTGLEYLK; from the coding sequence ATGCACACAAATAAATTAGTTGTAGTAGGTGCAGGACATGTTGGGTCTTATGTTTTAGCAGATGCCATGAAAATAGGGTTATTTGCAAAAATTGGAGTGATTGATATTTTAGATAATGTTGCTTATGGTGAAGCAGTTGACCAAGCACAAGCAACAGCAATGACATATATGAATAATATTGATGTTACAAGTGGCGGATATGAGCAATGTAGTGATGCTGATGTTATTATTGTTGCTGCAGGACCTAGTGTAATACCTGATAAAAAGGATATAAATGCACAACCAGATAGAGCATCTTTAACAAAAATAAATTGTGAAGTAATAAGAGAAGTTATGACAGGAATAACAAAATATACTAAAGATGCAATTATTATACTTATTACAAATCCTTTAGATACTATGGTTTATATTGCTGAAAATGAATTTAATTATCCAAAAGGAAGAATTTTTGGTACAGGAACTATGCTTGATTCTGCAAGATTAAGAAAAGTAATTGCAGATATGTATAATATAGATCCAAAATCAGTGATTGGATATATGATGGGAGAACATGGTAAAACTGCTTTTCCAGTATTGAGTAATTTAAATATATCAGGTATTAAGTTTGAAGATTTAACAGAATATTTTGAAGTAAAAGATTCAATTTCTAATCCAGAGGATATTCAAAAAGAGATAATTAGTGCAGCATATAAAGTAATGAATGGCAAAGGTTGGACAAACGCAGGAGTTGCACAAGCTGCTGTTACTATGGCAAAGGCTGTTTTATTAGATGAAAGAAGTGTTTATCCTGCTTCTACTACATTAAGAGGTCAATATAATCACGATGGTGATGTTGCTTTAAGTATGCCTTGTATCATTGGAAGAGAAGGTATAATAAAACAAATACCAGTAAAATTAAATGAGTGGGAAACTAAGAAGTTAGAAGAGTCAATTGATTATATTAAACTTGCTATGAAAGATGCAAAAACAGGTCTTGAGTATTTAAAATAA